One stretch of Pseudomonadota bacterium DNA includes these proteins:
- a CDS encoding substrate-binding domain-containing protein: MKRWRYTGLVLLFLIIPCISWAGDSKFILLSSTIGPIDSGIVDVLENKFEEETGIRVRHVGAGTGAALEIAKKGDVDLVMVHAKSLEEKFIKEGFGTGRIDLMYNDFVIVGPSVDPAGVKGMKGAAEALRKIAGKGAMFISRGDKSGTHVAEMVLWEKADMKPSGAWYKVYEKGSEGNVSTLRYTDQKGAYTVIDRATYLSLQKEIGLVVLVEKDKALLNYISLIPVSPKRFPGVNYDDTMTFVKWLTAPDKGQTTIKDFGKEKYGSTLFFPNSKQWRESQGLKD, from the coding sequence ATGAAAAGATGGCGTTATACAGGTTTGGTTTTGCTGTTTTTAATAATTCCATGCATTTCCTGGGCAGGAGACAGTAAATTTATCCTCTTATCGAGTACTATCGGCCCTATCGATTCGGGCATTGTGGATGTACTGGAAAATAAATTTGAGGAAGAAACCGGTATCAGGGTCAGGCATGTAGGGGCCGGGACCGGGGCTGCATTGGAGATAGCAAAAAAGGGGGATGTTGATCTTGTAATGGTCCATGCAAAATCTCTTGAGGAAAAATTTATTAAAGAAGGTTTTGGAACCGGAAGGATAGATTTAATGTACAACGATTTTGTGATTGTCGGCCCTTCCGTTGATCCCGCGGGGGTCAAGGGAATGAAGGGCGCTGCTGAAGCGCTCAGGAAGATTGCAGGTAAAGGCGCAATGTTTATAAGCCGGGGAGATAAGTCCGGTACACATGTGGCAGAGATGGTCTTATGGGAAAAGGCAGACATGAAACCATCGGGCGCCTGGTACAAAGTTTACGAAAAAGGGTCTGAAGGGAACGTATCAACGTTGCGCTACACGGACCAGAAAGGGGCCTATACCGTTATTGACCGCGCAACCTATCTCTCCCTTCAGAAGGAGATAGGACTTGTTGTTCTGGTGGAGAAAGATAAGGCCCTGCTGAACTATATCAGTCTTATACCGGTCAGCCCGAAAAGGTTTCCCGGGGTTAATTATGACGATACGATGACCTTTGTAAAATGGCTTACTGCTCCAGACAAGGGTCAGACAACCATAAAAGATTTTGGAAAAGAAAAATACGGCAGTACTCTGTTTTTCCCGAATTCAAAGCAATGGAGAGAATCTCAGGGATTAAAAGATTAA
- a CDS encoding substrate-binding domain-containing protein, with translation MLLVLTCFCAISPVSAQQKNIILATTTSTQDSGLLDVLIPVFEKKTGYFIKTIAVGSGQAMAMGQKGEADVLLVHSPDAEAKFVAQGYGINRRLVMHNDYIVVGPGKDPAGIKGMKSTVAAFKKIAARKSLFMSRGDNSGTNAKEKTIWKASGIDPEKEKWYQQTGLGMGQTLNVASEKGAYTLTDRGTYLALKKMLGLDILTEGDAMLLNIYHAIEVNPAKWPKVNAAGAKAFADFMVSKEVQDIVKIFGVNKYGSPLFFPDAGKKVEGLGR, from the coding sequence ATGCTGCTTGTTTTGACATGTTTTTGCGCCATATCACCCGTTTCTGCCCAGCAGAAAAACATCATTCTGGCTACAACGACGAGCACCCAGGACTCCGGCCTTCTTGATGTCCTCATTCCTGTTTTTGAGAAAAAGACAGGTTATTTCATCAAGACCATCGCCGTTGGGTCAGGTCAGGCTATGGCCATGGGGCAGAAGGGAGAAGCAGATGTTCTGCTCGTACATTCCCCTGATGCAGAGGCAAAATTTGTTGCCCAAGGCTACGGGATCAATAGAAGGCTTGTCATGCACAACGATTATATTGTTGTAGGACCAGGGAAGGACCCGGCAGGCATTAAGGGTATGAAATCAACCGTTGCGGCCTTTAAGAAGATTGCCGCCAGAAAGAGCCTGTTTATGTCAAGGGGAGATAATTCCGGAACCAACGCGAAAGAAAAGACAATATGGAAGGCATCCGGTATTGACCCTGAAAAAGAAAAATGGTATCAACAGACAGGTCTCGGGATGGGTCAGACACTCAATGTAGCTTCCGAAAAAGGGGCATATACGCTCACCGACCGGGGAACCTATCTTGCATTGAAAAAGATGCTTGGACTTGATATATTGACTGAAGGTGATGCAATGCTTCTCAATATCTATCATGCAATAGAGGTGAACCCTGCAAAATGGCCCAAGGTCAATGCAGCCGGCGCAAAGGCCTTCGCCGATTTTATGGTATCAAAAGAGGTACAGGATATTGTTAAAATCTTTGGTGTAAATAAGTACGGATCACCGCTTTTCTTTCCTGATGCCGGTAAAAAGGTGGAGGGTCTGGGGAGATAG
- a CDS encoding ABC transporter permease, with amino-acid sequence MDLIIEGIKKAFLLFISLDPEVINITLFSLKVSGIATFISLFIGISSGTAIALLRFPGKKIIVSLVNTGMGLPPVVVGLFVTIFLWRNGPFGFLEILYTPSAMIIAQAIIATPIVMGITVAAVQQLPEKLRLQIIALGATRTQMVWMLVKEAKLPLLAAVMAGFGGVISEVGASIMVGGNIKGYTRVLTTATVMETSKGNFDIAIALSIILLAMAFLVNLVLTLVQQKRRPN; translated from the coding sequence ATGGACCTGATCATTGAAGGAATTAAGAAGGCCTTTCTGCTGTTTATCAGCCTTGACCCCGAGGTAATCAATATCACACTTTTTTCTTTGAAGGTTTCCGGCATTGCTACTTTTATCAGCCTTTTTATCGGTATCTCTTCGGGTACGGCGATTGCCCTTCTCCGTTTTCCCGGGAAAAAGATTATTGTGAGTCTCGTAAACACCGGAATGGGGCTTCCTCCGGTTGTTGTAGGTCTTTTTGTGACGATTTTTCTGTGGAGGAACGGCCCCTTTGGTTTTCTGGAGATTCTCTATACCCCTTCAGCCATGATTATTGCACAGGCCATTATTGCAACGCCCATAGTGATGGGGATTACCGTTGCGGCGGTACAGCAGCTCCCTGAAAAACTCAGGTTACAGATTATAGCGTTAGGCGCTACCCGTACCCAGATGGTCTGGATGCTGGTTAAAGAGGCAAAGCTCCCCTTGCTCGCAGCAGTCATGGCCGGATTCGGCGGCGTCATATCAGAGGTCGGTGCATCCATTATGGTCGGCGGGAATATCAAGGGATATACCCGTGTTTTAACCACTGCAACAGTTATGGAAACAAGCAAAGGCAATTTCGACATAGCCATTGCCCTGAGTATAATCCTCCTTGCGATGGCATTTCTGGTAAATCTTGTCCTGACATTGGTACAGCAGAAACGGAGGCCGAACTGA
- a CDS encoding ATP-binding cassette domain-containing protein: MKNQKIILEGRNLQVKKGRTVILDVPGIQIQEGEFLSVIGPNGAGKTTLLQALCCLMKPGRGEVLFRGRKIGSECNLIDYRRKVTMVFQEPLLFDTTVFSNVASGLKFRGMRQSETESIVMENLERFGIGHLKNRSARTLSSGEARKTGLARALALKPEILFLDEPFGSLDPLARDNLYSDLEKIIPGSGLTVIFATHDCEEALRLSHRIAVMNGGEIIQVDEPEKVLKHPVNNFVASFYRLNKS, encoded by the coding sequence ATGAAAAACCAGAAAATCATTCTTGAGGGCAGGAATCTTCAGGTCAAAAAAGGACGCACGGTTATCCTTGACGTTCCCGGGATACAGATACAGGAGGGGGAGTTTTTGTCAGTTATAGGCCCGAACGGGGCAGGAAAGACTACTTTGCTCCAGGCTTTATGCTGTTTGATGAAACCAGGTAGGGGGGAAGTTCTTTTCAGAGGCCGAAAAATAGGTTCAGAGTGCAATCTCATTGATTACAGAAGAAAAGTGACCATGGTCTTCCAGGAACCTTTACTTTTTGACACGACCGTTTTCAGTAATGTAGCATCCGGCCTGAAATTCCGTGGAATGAGGCAATCAGAGACAGAATCCATTGTAATGGAAAACCTTGAACGTTTTGGCATTGGCCATCTAAAAAATCGTTCTGCCAGGACGCTCTCAAGCGGAGAAGCACGTAAAACCGGTCTTGCCAGGGCACTTGCATTGAAGCCAGAGATACTTTTCCTTGATGAACCCTTCGGATCCCTTGATCCGCTCGCAAGAGATAATCTTTACAGCGACCTCGAAAAGATCATCCCCGGGTCAGGATTAACTGTAATCTTTGCAACCCATGATTGTGAAGAAGCATTGAGACTATCTCATCGGATAGCTGTAATGAACGGCGGTGAAATCATTCAGGTCGATGAGCCTGAGAAGGTGTTAAAACACCCCGTCAATAATTTTGTAGCTTCATTTTACCGATTGAACAAATCCTGA